Proteins found in one Venturia canescens isolate UGA chromosome 6, ASM1945775v1, whole genome shotgun sequence genomic segment:
- the AsnRS gene encoding asparagine--tRNA ligase, cytoplasmic, protein MPSEEHGDTLKEAEATMAAIYTSEKNGDDETGLGTESQPFKTILQAMRHAGKEPFPTIYQDRKDDKLTEAEKGEKYEPASKSQLKKIHKIWSREESKNKEKGKRLAEDEEKRAKNLEEAKAVQIEEDKSLPEAERIKIRDAVHSREKRVKIFGWVHRLRRQGKALMFITLRDGTGFLQSVLNDTLCQTYDALVLATEASIELFGILKAVPEGKTAPGGHELLVDYWRLIGASPAGGADSILNEEAHPDVQLDNRHIMIRGENTCRVLMVRSAVLQAFRDHYRDRGYCEITPPTMVQTQVEGGSTLFKLDYFGQEAYLTQSSQLYLETCLPAMGDVYCIAQSYRAEQSRTRRHLAEYAHVEAECPFITFDDLLDRLEDLICDTVKRVLESPLGHVVMELNPEFKPPKRPFKRMNYTEAIEFLKEHGITKEDGTFYEFGEDIPEMPERKMTDMINEPIMLCRFPAEIKSFYMSRCPEDKRLTESVDVLMPNVGEIVGGSMRISDYNELLEGYKRSDIDPTPYYWYTDQRKYGTCPHGGYGLGLERILCWLLNRYHIRDVCLYPRFLERCRP, encoded by the exons ATGCCGAGCGAAGAACACGGTGATACTTTGAAGGAGGCTGAAGCGACGATGGCGGCAATATACACGTCAGAGAAGAACGGGGACGACGAGACCGGGCTGGGCACAGAATCACAGCCGTTCAAAACGATTTTGCAGGCGATGCGCCATGCCGGCAAAGAGCCGTTTCCAACGATATATCAAGATCGCAAAGATGACAAGCTGACCGAAGCTGAAAAGGGAGAAAAGTACGAACCGGCCTCAAAGtctcagttgaaaaaaattcataaaatatgGTCAAGGGaagaatcaaaaaacaaggaaaaaggCAAGCGTCTTGCAGAGGACGAAGAGAAGCGTGCAAAGAATCTGGAAGAAGCTAAAGCTGTTCAAATTGAAGAGGATAAATCATTGCCAGAGgctgaacgaataaaaatcagggaCGCCGTCCATAGCCGAGAAAAAAGAGTCAAAATTTTTGGCTGGGTTCATCGTTTAAGAAGACAGGGCAAAGCGCTTATGTTCATCACTCTCAGAGATGGTACAGGTTTTCTGCAGTCCGTTCTCAATGATACTCTTTGCCAAACCTACGATGCTCTGGTTCTTGCAACAGAGGCATCTATCGAGCTTTTTGGTATCCTCAAGGCTGTACCGGAAGGGAAAACA GCGCCAGGTGGACACGAATTGTTAGTCGATTACTGGAGATTGATCGGAGCATCGCCAGCAGGTGGGGCTGATAGTATCTTGAACGAAGAAGCCCATCCTGATGTGCAACTGGACAACAGGCACATCATGATCCGTGGCGAGAAT ACGTGTCGAGTTCTGATGGTGAGGTCAGCAGTGCTACAGGCGTTCCGCGATCATTATCGTGACCGCGGTTATTGCGAAATAACCCCACCAACGATGGTGCAGACTCAGGTTGAGGGTGGTTCAACTCTCTTCAAGCTCGATTACTTTGG CCAGGAAGCCTATTTGACTCAGAGTTCTCAGTTATATCTAGAAACGTGTCTCCCAGCAATGGGTGATGTTTACTGCATTGCACAGTCGTACAGAGCGGAACAATCGAGAACTCGTCGTCATCTTGCCGAGTACGCTCACGTCGAAGCCGAATGTCCTTTCATTACTTTTGACGATTTGCTCGATCGTCTCGAAGATCTTATTTGCGACACGGTGAAACGAGTACTCGAGTCACCTTTGGGACATGTCGTCATGGAATTGAACCCAGAGTTCAAACCTCCGAAGAGGCCCTTCAAACGTATGAATTATACTGAGGCGATAGAGTTTCTGAAAGAACACGGAATCACCAAAGAGGACGGGACTTTTTACGAGTTTGGCGAG GATATTCCCGAAATGCCGGAAAGAAAAATGACCGATATGATAAACGAGCCGATAATGTTATGCCGGTTCCCCGCTGAGATAAAATCGTTTTACATGTCTCGTTGTCCCGAGGACAAACGACTGACAGAATCTGTAGATGTTCTCATGCCCAACGTCGGCGAGATCGTTGGAGGTTCTATGCGTATTTCAGATTACAATGAGCTTCTTGAGGGCTATAAGCGTTCGGATATTGATCCAACTCCCTATTACTGGTACACCGATCAg CGAAAGTATGGAACTTGTCCTCATGGCGGGTACGGGCTTGGTTTAGAGAGGATTCTGTGCTGGTTGCTGAACAGATATCACATTCGAGACGTGTGTCTCTATCCCCGGTTCCTGGAACGTTGTCGCCCCTAA